A genomic window from Microbacterium sp. ET2 includes:
- a CDS encoding NAD(P)-dependent oxidoreductase, producing MSTIAFLGLGSMGSAMAGRLIDAGHDVVLWNRSPDAAAPLIERGGTMAPSAADALGADVSFSMLADDAAMTAVLTDDAVDRARDGIHVAMGSISPALAEELDTRFGAVGARYVGAPVLGRPAVAAEGKLNILAAGPADAVDTVAPLLDVLGVRTWRLGTRPAVANAVKAAVNYNIIHAMQAIGETVAMTERLGVDPGQFTRLLAETLFGGVVYTGYGRIIAEQAYDPPGFHIALGRKDLDLAQQVATSVDADPATLPALISVFDRALADPELKDLDWSAIAEVSRRRPS from the coding sequence GTGAGTACCATCGCGTTCCTCGGTCTCGGCTCGATGGGATCGGCCATGGCCGGCCGCCTCATCGACGCCGGCCACGACGTCGTGCTGTGGAACCGCTCGCCGGACGCAGCCGCCCCGCTGATCGAACGCGGTGGCACGATGGCGCCGTCGGCGGCGGACGCCCTCGGCGCGGACGTCTCCTTCTCGATGCTCGCCGACGACGCGGCGATGACGGCCGTCCTCACCGATGATGCCGTCGACCGCGCGCGCGACGGCATCCACGTCGCCATGGGCTCGATCAGCCCCGCTCTGGCCGAGGAGCTCGACACCCGGTTCGGGGCGGTCGGCGCGCGCTACGTCGGCGCCCCGGTCCTCGGTCGCCCGGCCGTGGCCGCGGAGGGGAAGCTCAACATCCTCGCCGCGGGCCCCGCGGACGCGGTGGACACCGTCGCTCCCCTGCTGGACGTCCTGGGTGTGCGCACGTGGCGCCTCGGGACCCGTCCCGCCGTGGCCAACGCGGTCAAGGCGGCGGTGAACTACAACATCATCCACGCCATGCAGGCGATCGGCGAGACGGTGGCGATGACCGAACGCCTCGGCGTCGACCCCGGGCAGTTCACCCGGCTCCTCGCCGAGACGCTGTTCGGAGGGGTCGTGTACACCGGCTACGGCCGGATCATCGCCGAGCAGGCATACGATCCGCCGGGGTTCCACATCGCCCTCGGGCGGAAGGACCTCGATCTCGCGCAGCAGGTCGCGACATCCGTGGACGCCGACCCCGCCACCCTTCCCGCCCTCATCTCCGTGTTCGATCGCGCCCTCGCCGATCCCGAGCTGAAGGACCTGGACTGGTCCGCCATCGCGGAGGTGAGCAGACGCCGGCCGAGCTGA
- a CDS encoding amidohydrolase family protein — MPETPLPQSGQPIVFRHGIVLTMDDAHTVLPDGDVLVVDGKIAEVGTNLSVPDNTFEIDAAGGILMPGMVDTHRHMWQTAMRAYGADWTLTQYFVWYYLQHGAKFRPQDYAAGNLISALDAVESGVTTSVDWSHGLRTPEHGWAAYEALANSPGRFVFAYGNIHVSPWEWTADPEVQKILTASRDDSRMFGTQIAFDVPNQDENFPELAAYHVAKDLGLRVTTHAGVWGATNDWGIRNAYAAGVMDEGFTYVHAATLSADSYQKIAATGGNVSLATESEDTCGQGYPPVHQLRKYGIPTSLSVDTSVWFSADLFSAMRATVNADRALEHYLAHQLEPAETVTHVKLRAEDVVHMATRGGAQALGKDGEIGSLEKGKLADVVLLKNEHSATWAPLVNPWGQVVYQAQRGDVHTVLVGGEVVKADGRLVAGDLPDVKAKLDDTVSYLEREVGDEWVAGMHPEIPEVEVLYNPYQYKK, encoded by the coding sequence ATGCCTGAAACCCCGCTGCCGCAGAGCGGCCAGCCCATCGTGTTCCGTCACGGCATCGTCTTGACCATGGATGACGCCCACACGGTCCTTCCCGACGGCGATGTCCTCGTCGTCGACGGGAAGATCGCCGAGGTCGGAACGAACCTCTCGGTCCCCGACAACACCTTCGAGATCGACGCCGCCGGCGGCATCCTCATGCCCGGCATGGTCGACACCCACCGGCACATGTGGCAGACCGCCATGCGCGCCTACGGAGCGGACTGGACGCTGACGCAGTACTTCGTCTGGTACTACCTCCAGCACGGCGCGAAGTTCCGCCCCCAGGACTATGCGGCCGGCAACCTCATCTCGGCTCTGGACGCGGTCGAATCCGGCGTCACGACGAGCGTCGACTGGTCGCACGGCCTGCGCACGCCCGAGCACGGGTGGGCCGCCTATGAGGCCCTGGCGAACTCACCCGGGCGGTTCGTCTTCGCCTACGGCAACATCCACGTCTCCCCGTGGGAGTGGACCGCCGATCCGGAGGTGCAGAAGATCCTCACCGCCTCCCGGGACGACTCGCGCATGTTCGGCACGCAGATCGCCTTCGACGTGCCGAACCAGGACGAGAACTTCCCCGAGCTCGCCGCCTACCACGTCGCGAAGGACCTGGGGCTGCGCGTCACCACCCACGCGGGCGTCTGGGGCGCCACCAACGACTGGGGGATCCGCAATGCCTACGCCGCCGGGGTGATGGACGAGGGGTTCACCTACGTCCACGCCGCGACGCTGTCGGCCGACTCGTACCAGAAGATCGCGGCCACCGGCGGCAACGTCTCCCTCGCCACCGAATCCGAGGACACGTGCGGTCAGGGCTACCCGCCCGTGCACCAGCTGCGCAAGTACGGCATCCCCACCTCCCTCTCGGTCGACACCAGCGTGTGGTTCAGCGCCGACCTGTTCTCCGCCATGCGGGCGACAGTCAACGCCGATCGTGCCCTCGAGCACTACCTCGCCCACCAGCTCGAGCCGGCGGAGACCGTGACGCACGTGAAGCTGCGCGCCGAGGACGTCGTGCACATGGCGACCCGTGGCGGGGCGCAGGCCCTTGGAAAGGACGGCGAGATCGGATCGCTGGAGAAGGGCAAGCTCGCCGATGTCGTGCTGCTGAAGAACGAGCACTCCGCCACCTGGGCGCCGCTGGTGAACCCCTGGGGTCAGGTGGTGTACCAGGCTCAGCGTGGCGACGTGCACACGGTGCTCGTCGGCGGCGAGGTCGTCAAGGCCGACGGGCGGCTCGTGGCCGGCGACCTGCCGGATGTGAAGGCCAAGCTCGACGACACGGTGTCCTACCTCGAGCGCGAGGTCGGCGACGAATGGGTCGCCGGGATGCACCCCGAGATCCCCGAGGTCGAGGTGCTCTACAACCCGTACCAGTACAAGAAGTAG
- the rlmB gene encoding 23S rRNA (guanosine(2251)-2'-O)-methyltransferase RlmB, with protein sequence MAKPGNPSAGRGKKKGATKGSGGKNRRSLEGRGPTPKAEDRAWHPAGKRKAAAERYAAAGGKGRSSGAGTSAARRAPKRDEDTENVTGRNSVLEALRAKIPATALYIAQRVEMDDRVKEMLAIATHRDIPVLEVTRPELDRMAGFDGVHQGVALKVPPYEYAHPQDLLEKIIDSGQTPLLVALDGITDPRNLGAIIRSTAAFGGQGILVPQRRSAGVNSAAWKTSAGAAARVPVALAANLTTTLKEFKKQGVFVLGLDGGGDIALPDLQLADRPVVIVVGSEGKGLSRLVTETCDQIVSIPISTAAESLNAGIAASVALYQVATLRAPKPTG encoded by the coding sequence ATGGCTAAGCCAGGGAACCCCTCCGCCGGTCGCGGCAAGAAGAAGGGCGCCACGAAAGGGTCGGGAGGAAAGAACCGCCGCTCTCTCGAGGGTCGGGGACCGACACCCAAGGCCGAGGATCGCGCCTGGCACCCCGCGGGCAAGCGCAAAGCCGCAGCCGAGCGGTACGCCGCCGCAGGCGGCAAGGGACGCTCGAGCGGCGCCGGCACCTCCGCGGCGCGCCGGGCGCCGAAGAGGGACGAAGACACCGAGAACGTCACCGGCCGCAACTCCGTGCTCGAGGCGCTCCGCGCGAAGATCCCCGCCACCGCTCTCTACATCGCTCAGCGGGTGGAGATGGACGATCGGGTGAAGGAGATGCTCGCGATCGCGACGCACCGCGACATCCCGGTGCTGGAAGTCACGCGTCCCGAGCTCGATCGGATGGCGGGATTCGACGGCGTGCATCAGGGCGTGGCGCTCAAGGTGCCGCCCTACGAGTACGCCCACCCGCAGGATCTCCTCGAGAAGATCATCGACAGCGGTCAGACCCCGCTGCTCGTGGCCCTCGACGGCATCACCGACCCGCGGAACCTGGGAGCGATCATCCGCTCCACCGCGGCGTTCGGCGGACAGGGGATCCTCGTGCCGCAGCGCCGCTCGGCGGGAGTGAACTCGGCGGCGTGGAAGACCAGCGCGGGGGCGGCGGCCCGTGTGCCGGTGGCGCTCGCGGCCAACCTCACCACGACGCTGAAGGAGTTCAAGAAGCAGGGCGTCTTCGTCCTGGGCCTGGACGGCGGGGGAGACATCGCCCTCCCCGACCTTCAGCTCGCAGATCGACCTGTGGTGATCGTCGTGGGCTCGGAGGGCAAGGGCCTGTCACGCCTCGTGACGGAAACGTGCGACCAGATCGTGTCGATCCCGATCTCCACGGCTGCCGAATCCCTCAACGCCGGCATCGCGGCATCCGTCGCCCTCTACCAGGTCGCGACGCTGCGCGCCCCGAAACCGACGGGATGA
- the cysS gene encoding cysteine--tRNA ligase has protein sequence MTLRLYDTKAQALRDFVPLDPAEVSVYVCGPTVQSEPHIGHLRGALSFDILRRWLRHRYGRVTFVRNVTDIDDKVLANATDAESWWALAYRMEQQFSRAYAEIGILAPTYEPRATGSIPQMIALIERLIQRGHAYAAQGDVYFDVRSWPSYGDLTRQSLDAMEPAADADPRGKRDPRDFALWKGAKPDEPESATWESPWGPGRPGWHIECSAMSRRYLGPAFDIHGGGLDLRFPHHENELAQSAASGDGFARYWVHNGLVTVGDQKMSKSLGNYLPAADVLGEQDPLVVRYALAAAHYRSSLDITASSFEEAAAAVERIRSFLERAARTLAQADDDTVMAATVPDAFAAAMDDDLNVPQALAVVHERVRQGNTALDAGDKDAARAAWADVAVSVSILGIDPEDPRWRSGGGAEAAALDALVRTMIAQRARARAEKDWASADRIRDAIAAAGVVLEDTADGTHWSLTNG, from the coding sequence GTGACTCTCCGGCTCTACGACACGAAAGCGCAGGCCCTGCGCGACTTCGTGCCGCTCGACCCCGCCGAGGTCAGCGTGTACGTCTGCGGACCGACGGTTCAGTCCGAGCCGCACATCGGGCACCTCCGCGGAGCCCTGAGCTTCGACATCCTGCGGCGGTGGCTGCGGCACCGCTACGGCCGGGTGACGTTCGTCCGCAACGTCACCGACATCGACGACAAGGTGCTGGCGAACGCGACGGACGCGGAGTCGTGGTGGGCGCTGGCCTACCGCATGGAGCAGCAGTTCTCCCGCGCCTACGCCGAGATCGGCATCCTCGCCCCCACCTACGAACCCCGGGCGACCGGGTCGATTCCGCAGATGATCGCCCTCATCGAGCGGCTCATCCAGCGCGGGCACGCCTATGCCGCGCAGGGCGATGTCTACTTCGACGTGCGCTCGTGGCCGTCGTACGGCGACCTCACCCGGCAGAGCCTCGACGCGATGGAGCCCGCGGCCGACGCCGACCCGCGCGGCAAGCGCGACCCCCGCGACTTCGCCCTGTGGAAGGGCGCCAAGCCCGATGAGCCCGAGTCGGCGACGTGGGAATCGCCGTGGGGGCCGGGCAGACCCGGCTGGCACATCGAGTGCTCGGCGATGTCGCGGCGCTACCTCGGCCCGGCGTTCGACATCCACGGCGGCGGTCTGGACCTGCGCTTCCCCCACCATGAGAACGAGCTCGCCCAGTCCGCGGCCTCCGGTGACGGCTTCGCGCGCTACTGGGTGCACAACGGACTCGTGACCGTCGGCGACCAGAAGATGTCGAAGTCGCTCGGGAACTACCTCCCGGCTGCCGACGTCCTCGGCGAGCAGGACCCGCTCGTCGTGCGTTACGCCCTGGCTGCCGCCCACTACCGCTCGAGCCTGGACATCACGGCCTCGAGCTTCGAGGAGGCGGCCGCCGCGGTGGAGCGGATCCGCTCGTTCCTCGAGCGCGCCGCCCGGACGCTCGCGCAGGCCGATGACGACACGGTGATGGCGGCGACCGTTCCGGACGCCTTCGCCGCGGCGATGGACGACGACCTCAACGTCCCGCAGGCTCTGGCCGTCGTCCACGAGCGGGTGCGCCAGGGCAATACCGCACTGGATGCGGGGGATAAGGATGCCGCGCGCGCGGCGTGGGCCGATGTCGCCGTCTCGGTGAGCATCCTCGGCATCGATCCGGAGGACCCCCGCTGGCGCTCGGGGGGCGGCGCCGAGGCCGCGGCGCTGGACGCACTGGTGCGGACGATGATCGCGCAGCGCGCACGGGCGCGCGCCGAGAAGGATTGGGCGAGCGCGGACCGCATCCGCGACGCGATCGCCGCAGCAGGCGTGGTCCTGGAGGACACCGCCGATGGAACGCATTGGAGTCTGACGAATGGCTAA
- a CDS encoding DMT family transporter, with protein MHVFAVLAAAVLFGTTGTSQALGPDDTTPLSIGVMRMVIGGTGLALLAGLLARRHARRRPADARPAPRLGLRPLLLMAVTGICLALYQPLFFLGTERNGVAVGTVVALGSAPVMAGLLEWLLTRRLPTATWAVATGAATIGVVLLGAGGDVGGGGTDPAGLAGSLGAAASFAVIANVQRRLLDAGWDPFTVVGGMGASSALVALPVLPFVDVSWLAEPAGLAMALWLGLGTISVAYVLFTWGLGGLTAATAATLTLGEPLTAAILGLTVLGERLSLLAVIGLVVLGIGLALLARGSRAPRDPRPFAVEG; from the coding sequence GTGCACGTGTTCGCCGTCCTCGCCGCCGCGGTGCTGTTCGGCACGACCGGCACGTCGCAGGCCCTCGGTCCTGACGACACCACTCCCCTCTCCATCGGCGTGATGCGCATGGTCATCGGCGGCACCGGGCTCGCTCTGCTCGCCGGTCTCCTCGCACGACGCCATGCCCGGCGGCGTCCCGCAGACGCACGCCCTGCACCGCGTCTCGGCCTCCGCCCCCTTCTGCTCATGGCCGTCACCGGCATCTGCCTCGCGCTCTACCAGCCGCTGTTCTTCCTCGGCACCGAACGCAACGGCGTCGCCGTCGGGACAGTGGTGGCCCTGGGGTCGGCCCCGGTGATGGCGGGACTGCTCGAGTGGCTGCTCACCAGACGTCTTCCCACCGCCACCTGGGCCGTGGCGACCGGTGCTGCCACGATCGGCGTCGTGCTCCTGGGAGCCGGGGGTGATGTCGGCGGCGGCGGAACGGATCCGGCGGGCCTTGCGGGTTCCCTCGGCGCCGCGGCATCCTTCGCCGTCATCGCGAACGTGCAGCGGCGACTGCTGGATGCGGGGTGGGATCCCTTCACCGTCGTCGGCGGGATGGGTGCGAGTTCGGCCCTCGTGGCCCTGCCCGTGCTGCCGTTCGTGGACGTGTCATGGCTGGCCGAACCCGCGGGGCTCGCGATGGCGCTCTGGCTCGGTCTCGGGACGATCTCCGTCGCCTACGTCCTGTTCACCTGGGGACTCGGCGGCCTCACCGCAGCGACCGCCGCGACCCTCACGCTCGGTGAGCCGCTCACCGCCGCGATCCTCGGGCTCACAGTCCTCGGTGAACGGCTCTCGCTGCTCGCGGTGATCGGCCTCGTCGTGCTGGGGATCGGCCTGGCCCTCCTCGCCCGCGGATCGCGCGCACCGCGAGATCCCCGTCCGTTCGCAGTGGAGGGCTGA
- a CDS encoding GNAT family N-acetyltransferase, which produces MTAVTLRPATVADPAVRRLIEFHLRDMQGLSPAESVHALGAGALDVASVELWGAWDVDALAGVGALAALDAVRGELKSMRVADAYRGRGVGRLILCHLIERARRLGMTSVWLETGSAQAFAPARGLYLSEGFRFCAPFGDYSPDPHSVFLTRNI; this is translated from the coding sequence ATGACCGCCGTGACCCTCCGACCCGCCACCGTCGCCGATCCGGCGGTGCGCCGTCTCATCGAGTTCCACCTGCGCGACATGCAGGGCCTGTCGCCGGCGGAGAGCGTGCACGCGCTCGGCGCTGGGGCGCTGGATGTCGCTTCGGTCGAACTCTGGGGGGCGTGGGACGTCGATGCGCTGGCAGGCGTCGGAGCCCTGGCGGCCCTCGACGCCGTTCGGGGGGAGCTGAAATCCATGCGGGTCGCCGACGCCTACCGCGGCCGCGGGGTGGGGCGACTGATCCTCTGCCACCTCATCGAGCGCGCCCGACGGCTCGGAATGACGTCGGTCTGGTTGGAGACGGGCTCGGCGCAGGCGTTCGCCCCGGCCCGCGGGCTCTACCTCAGCGAGGGATTCCGCTTCTGCGCGCCGTTCGGCGACTACTCTCCCGATCCGCACTCGGTCTTCCTGACCCGGAACATCTGA
- the ispD gene encoding 2-C-methyl-D-erythritol 4-phosphate cytidylyltransferase has protein sequence MTITPVPRVAIIVVAAGSGTRLGAGPKAFVGLDEHTILRHALARVFEAGAAQVVIVAPAGREGDALTDALEAAGDRRDLVTVVTGGASRQSSVAAGIEALWADIDYVLVHDAARCLTPSDVFDRVMAALELGHAGAVPVLPVIDTIKRVQDDLIVGVVDRSELSAAQTPQGFRRDILETAYRSATSEFTDDAALVGEAGHTVLAVQGDARAFKITTPDDLERARRLVADQPLAAVESSLQHVPQSPRVGIGTDVHAVGGDGNLWLAGLEWPGEPALSGHSDGDAVAHAIVDALLAAAGIGDIGTHFGTDRPEFAGAHADAFLARTHALLGEAGFRIGNVSVQVQARRPRLAARRAEAAAVLSRALGGAPVSVSATTTDGLGFTGRGDGVAAFAVALVLPA, from the coding sequence GTGACCATCACCCCCGTTCCCCGCGTCGCGATCATCGTCGTCGCGGCAGGCTCCGGCACCCGTCTCGGCGCCGGACCGAAGGCCTTCGTCGGACTGGACGAGCACACGATCCTCCGTCACGCCCTCGCCCGGGTCTTCGAGGCGGGAGCGGCGCAGGTCGTGATCGTCGCGCCGGCCGGTCGCGAGGGGGATGCCCTCACCGATGCGCTGGAGGCGGCGGGTGACCGGCGCGACCTCGTCACCGTCGTGACCGGCGGAGCCTCGCGGCAGTCGTCCGTGGCGGCGGGTATCGAGGCGCTGTGGGCCGACATCGACTACGTCCTCGTGCACGACGCTGCGCGCTGCCTGACGCCGTCCGACGTGTTCGACCGCGTCATGGCCGCGCTCGAGCTCGGTCATGCCGGCGCGGTGCCGGTGCTCCCGGTCATCGACACGATCAAGCGCGTGCAGGATGACCTCATCGTCGGGGTGGTCGATCGCAGCGAGCTGTCGGCGGCGCAGACACCGCAGGGTTTCCGTCGCGACATCCTCGAAACGGCCTATCGCTCGGCGACATCGGAGTTCACCGACGACGCGGCGCTCGTCGGTGAGGCGGGACACACGGTGCTCGCGGTGCAGGGCGACGCGAGGGCTTTCAAGATCACCACCCCCGATGACCTCGAACGCGCTCGCCGACTCGTCGCCGACCAGCCGCTGGCGGCGGTGGAGTCGTCCCTGCAGCACGTTCCCCAGTCCCCCCGTGTGGGGATCGGCACCGACGTCCATGCCGTCGGCGGCGACGGGAACCTCTGGCTCGCCGGACTCGAATGGCCGGGTGAACCGGCGCTCTCGGGGCATTCCGACGGAGATGCGGTCGCGCACGCGATCGTCGACGCGCTTCTGGCGGCCGCGGGTATCGGCGACATCGGCACGCACTTCGGCACCGACCGACCGGAGTTCGCCGGTGCGCACGCCGATGCCTTCCTCGCCCGCACGCACGCGCTCCTCGGTGAAGCAGGCTTCCGGATCGGAAACGTCTCGGTGCAGGTTCAGGCGCGGCGCCCGCGGTTGGCCGCACGACGTGCCGAAGCGGCGGCGGTGCTCTCGCGCGCCCTGGGCGGGGCGCCCGTATCGGTGTCGGCGACGACGACGGACGGCCTCGGCTTCACCGGTCGCGGTGACGGCGTGGCCGCCTTCGCCGTCGCCCTCGTCCTGCCCGCCTGA
- a CDS encoding CarD family transcriptional regulator — translation MLFEVGETVVYPHHGAATIAEVKTRIIKGEEKVYLKLRVTQGDLTIEVPADNVDLVGVRDVIGKEGLERVFDVLRAPFTEEPTNWSRRYKANLEKLASGDVIKVSEVVRDLWRRDQDRGLSAGEKRMLAKAKQILISELALAEKTDEEKASVLLDEVLAS, via the coding sequence ATGCTTTTTGAGGTTGGCGAGACGGTCGTCTACCCCCACCACGGGGCAGCGACGATCGCGGAAGTGAAGACCCGCATCATCAAAGGCGAAGAGAAGGTCTATCTGAAGCTCCGCGTCACACAGGGCGATCTCACCATCGAGGTTCCCGCTGACAACGTCGACCTGGTCGGGGTCCGCGATGTGATCGGCAAGGAAGGCCTCGAGCGCGTCTTCGACGTTCTCCGCGCTCCCTTCACCGAAGAGCCCACGAACTGGTCGCGCCGGTACAAGGCGAACCTCGAGAAGCTCGCTTCGGGTGACGTCATCAAGGTGAGCGAGGTCGTGCGCGACCTGTGGCGCCGCGATCAGGACCGCGGTCTGTCCGCGGGTGAGAAGCGGATGCTCGCGAAGGCGAAGCAGATCCTCATCTCCGAGCTCGCGCTGGCGGAGAAGACCGACGAGGAGAAGGCCAGCGTCCTCCTCGACGAGGTTCTGGCCTCCTAG
- a CDS encoding DNA modification methylase gives MNSLNRTFGTGRTRTAARMLAAGALGAAVLLGASGCAFISTQATTIQYSPSDGIIISPESGPVQIRSVLIVANEDGSAGNLLGAFVNSTDDNHTVSMEFGEPGSGISETIRVPANTVISLGVDGEDPILLEGIEMLPGTDVPASFQSGDGETVLADVPVLDGEQDYLAPFVPAS, from the coding sequence GTGAATTCGTTGAACCGCACTTTCGGCACGGGACGCACCCGGACCGCCGCGCGCATGCTGGCCGCCGGCGCCCTCGGCGCTGCCGTCCTGCTCGGCGCGAGCGGGTGCGCCTTCATCTCCACGCAGGCCACGACCATCCAGTACTCCCCGTCGGACGGCATCATCATCTCGCCCGAGAGCGGGCCGGTGCAGATCCGCAGTGTGCTCATCGTGGCCAACGAAGACGGATCGGCGGGCAATCTCCTGGGCGCCTTCGTCAACTCCACCGACGACAACCACACCGTCAGCATGGAGTTCGGCGAGCCCGGCAGCGGCATATCCGAGACCATCCGCGTGCCCGCCAACACCGTGATCAGTCTCGGCGTCGACGGCGAGGACCCGATCCTCCTCGAGGGGATCGAGATGCTCCCCGGCACGGACGTGCCGGCGAGCTTCCAGTCCGGCGACGGCGAGACGGTCCTCGCCGACGTCCCGGTCCTCGACGGCGAGCAGGATTACCTCGCGCCGTTCGTCCCGGCCTCCTAG
- a CDS encoding response regulator transcription factor, whose product MTRVLLVEDEPDLADPLAYLLKREGYEVEIAEDGAAALAAFRERGADIVLLDLMLPSMPGTEVCRQIRTTSTVPIIMLTAKDSEVDIVVGLELGADDYVTKPYSARELLARMRAVLRRQQQTDSDLQDHVLVGGRVVLDIDRHTVSVDDTQINMPLKEFELLEVLMRNAGRVLTRGQLIDRVWGSDYFGDTKTLDVHIKRIRSRIEENPSDPTMLVTVRGLGYRFEG is encoded by the coding sequence ATGACCCGCGTCCTGCTCGTTGAGGATGAACCCGATCTCGCCGACCCGCTGGCCTACCTGCTCAAGCGGGAGGGGTACGAGGTCGAGATCGCTGAGGACGGTGCGGCAGCCCTCGCGGCATTCCGCGAGCGCGGGGCCGATATCGTGCTGCTGGATCTGATGCTCCCGAGCATGCCCGGGACAGAGGTGTGCCGGCAGATCCGGACCACCTCGACGGTGCCGATCATCATGCTCACCGCGAAGGACTCGGAGGTCGACATCGTCGTCGGGCTCGAGCTCGGCGCCGACGACTACGTCACGAAGCCCTACTCGGCGCGCGAGCTCCTGGCGCGGATGCGCGCCGTCCTCCGCCGTCAGCAGCAGACCGACTCGGACCTGCAGGATCACGTGCTCGTCGGCGGCCGCGTCGTGCTCGACATCGACCGGCACACGGTGAGCGTCGATGACACGCAGATCAACATGCCGCTGAAGGAATTCGAGCTGCTCGAGGTTCTCATGCGCAACGCGGGCCGGGTGCTCACCCGCGGTCAGCTGATCGACCGCGTCTGGGGGAGCGATTACTTCGGCGACACCAAGACGCTGGACGTGCACATCAAGCGGATCCGTTCGCGGATCGAGGAGAATCCCTCCGACCCGACGATGCTCGTGACCGTGCGGGGGCTCGGCTACCGCTTCGAGGGCTGA
- a CDS encoding HAMP domain-containing sensor histidine kinase — protein MSVDEVIASAVDAHTLQAASADVALTRGGSRGLYVRGDGQILSEAVGNLIANAIAYSPKGSSVGVGVKAVEDIVEIAVTDRGIGIPEADQERIFERFYRTDQARSRRTGGTGLGLAIVKHAVQRHGGEVRLWSRPGRGSTFTIRLPLVEPPLDDSPGRRPRRKRPASGVGRTAASVPSRPVPNGEPE, from the coding sequence GTGTCGGTCGACGAGGTCATCGCCTCCGCGGTCGACGCGCACACCCTGCAGGCGGCATCCGCTGATGTCGCGCTGACCCGAGGTGGCTCGCGCGGTCTGTACGTACGCGGCGACGGCCAGATCCTCAGCGAGGCCGTCGGCAATCTCATCGCCAACGCGATCGCGTACTCCCCGAAGGGGTCGAGCGTCGGTGTCGGGGTCAAGGCCGTCGAGGACATCGTCGAGATCGCGGTCACGGACCGCGGCATCGGCATCCCCGAGGCCGACCAGGAGCGCATCTTCGAGCGCTTCTACCGCACCGATCAGGCGCGATCGCGCCGCACCGGCGGCACGGGTCTCGGGCTCGCCATCGTCAAGCACGCCGTGCAGCGCCACGGCGGGGAGGTGCGGCTGTGGTCACGGCCCGGGCGGGGGTCCACCTTCACGATCCGGCTGCCCCTGGTCGAGCCGCCCCTGGATGACAGCCCCGGTCGTCGCCCCCGCCGCAAGCGTCCCGCCTCCGGGGTCGGCCGCACCGCGGCATCCGTCCCCTCCCGCCCCGTTCCGAACGGAGAACCCGAATGA
- a CDS encoding histidine kinase dimerization/phospho-acceptor domain-containing protein, with amino-acid sequence MDTTQLALLALLAGVVIGALLSGIVLISMRARDRLRAADSRELPEGMSEVLHGMDDPAVVVDNSFTVLAASASAAPFHLREGAALPGDDLRVLVRKMKDDATSASATLRLQRGAPPAEPRLVSVRATRISPRLTLLVLRDITERERVEQMRRDFVANTSHELKTPVGAVSLLAEAIESAADDPDQVRVFSSRLTAEANRLALLTSRIMNLSRLQSADEALRGAQRVGRRGHRLRGRRAHPAGGIR; translated from the coding sequence ATGGACACGACGCAGCTCGCGCTGCTGGCCCTCCTCGCCGGGGTGGTCATCGGGGCACTCTTGAGCGGCATCGTCCTCATTTCCATGCGCGCCCGTGATCGCCTGCGTGCGGCGGATTCCCGCGAGCTGCCCGAGGGCATGAGCGAGGTGCTCCACGGCATGGACGACCCGGCCGTCGTGGTGGACAACTCCTTCACCGTCCTGGCGGCATCCGCCTCGGCGGCGCCTTTCCATCTGAGGGAGGGTGCGGCCCTTCCCGGCGACGACCTGCGCGTCCTCGTGCGCAAGATGAAGGATGACGCCACGTCGGCGTCCGCCACGCTGCGCCTGCAGCGGGGCGCGCCGCCCGCCGAGCCGCGACTGGTCTCGGTACGGGCGACACGGATCTCCCCGCGCCTGACGCTCCTGGTCCTCCGCGACATCACCGAGCGGGAACGGGTCGAGCAGATGCGGCGCGATTTCGTGGCGAACACCAGCCACGAGCTCAAGACCCCGGTGGGGGCGGTGAGCCTGCTGGCGGAGGCGATCGAATCCGCCGCCGACGACCCCGATCAGGTGCGGGTGTTCTCCTCCCGCCTGACGGCCGAGGCCAATCGGCTCGCGCTCCTGACCTCCCGCATCATGAACCTCTCCCGGCTGCAGTCGGCCGATGAGGCTCTCCGAGGAGCGCAGCGTGTCGGTCGACGAGGTCATCGCCTCCGCGGTCGACGCGCACACCCTGCAGGCGGCATCCGCTGA